In Bacillus toyonensis BCT-7112, a single window of DNA contains:
- a CDS encoding FecCD family ABC transporter permease produces the protein MLLKTNRAKWIGLFVGIIAVVICIWGSIIFGYTNTSWKLALDAFFHFNGSNEHIIIQNVRLPRALIAASVGASLAIAGCLMQTLTKNPLASPDFIGLNSGAAFFIVVAIVIFSVTSLSAFTWIAFLGAAIAAVLVFASSSLGKEGTTPLKLTLAGVAISALFSSLTQGLLVLNEKAMEEVLFWLAGSVQGRKIEILLSVFPYLLVGWIASLMMAGKVNTLMMGEDVAKGLGQRTILMKSFVLLIIVLLSGGSVAVAGPIGFIGIVTPHFARFLVGVDHRWRVPYSGLLGAILLILADIAARYVIMPQEVPVGVMTAFIGAPFFIYIARKRGLSK, from the coding sequence ATGTTATTAAAAACAAATCGAGCAAAATGGATTGGATTATTTGTTGGAATCATTGCAGTCGTTATTTGTATTTGGGGAAGTATTATTTTTGGATATACAAATACGAGTTGGAAACTAGCATTGGATGCTTTTTTCCATTTTAATGGTTCCAATGAACATATTATTATTCAAAATGTACGTCTGCCTAGGGCGTTAATTGCAGCTAGTGTTGGTGCTAGTTTAGCCATTGCAGGCTGTCTTATGCAAACTTTAACTAAGAATCCACTTGCTTCACCAGATTTTATTGGATTAAATTCAGGCGCTGCGTTCTTCATAGTTGTAGCAATTGTTATCTTTTCTGTGACGTCATTATCGGCTTTTACGTGGATTGCCTTTTTAGGAGCGGCAATTGCAGCTGTACTTGTATTTGCTTCTAGTTCTTTAGGAAAAGAAGGGACGACTCCTCTTAAGTTAACATTAGCAGGTGTCGCGATAAGTGCTTTATTTTCATCATTAACACAAGGGTTGCTTGTTTTAAATGAAAAGGCAATGGAAGAAGTATTGTTTTGGCTTGCCGGATCTGTACAAGGAAGAAAAATAGAAATTTTACTATCTGTATTCCCGTATTTATTAGTAGGATGGATTGCATCTCTTATGATGGCAGGAAAAGTAAATACATTGATGATGGGAGAAGATGTTGCAAAAGGTCTCGGACAACGAACAATTTTAATGAAATCATTCGTACTACTCATTATTGTATTGTTGTCGGGTGGTTCAGTTGCGGTTGCTGGCCCAATAGGATTTATAGGAATTGTAACTCCGCATTTTGCCAGATTTCTTGTTGGAGTTGACCACAGATGGAGAGTGCCATATAGCGGATTGTTAGGTGCAATACTATTAATCTTAGCGGATATAGCCGCAAGATATGTCATTATGCCACAAGAAGTACCAGTAGGGGTTATGACAGCATTTATCGGGGCCCCATTCTTTATTTATATTGCACGTAAGAGAGGGCTTAGCAAATGA
- a CDS encoding glycine C-acetyltransferase, with translation MSSKTLAKFLEENLEDLKSKGLYNVIDPLESPNGPIITIGGKEYINLSSNNYLGLATDNRLQEAAIGAIHKYGVGAGAVRTINGTLDLHIKLEETIAKFKHTEAAIAYQSGFNCNMAAISAVMDKNDAILSDELNHASIIDGSRLSRAKIIVYKHSDMEDLRQKAIAAKESGLYNKLMVITDGVFSMDGDIAKLPEIVEIAEELDLMTYVDDAHGSGVLGKGAGTVKHFGLSDRVDFQIGTLSKAIGVIGGYVAGKQNLIDWLKVRSRPFLFSTALTPADAAACMRSIEILMESTELHDRLWENGRYLKQGLKELGFNIGESETPITPCIIGDEVLTQEFSRRLNEEGVYAKSIVFPTVAKGTGRVRNMPTAAHTKEMLDEAILKYEKVGKEMGII, from the coding sequence ATGTCTAGTAAAACACTTGCGAAATTTTTAGAAGAAAATTTAGAGGATTTAAAATCAAAGGGGCTTTATAACGTAATTGATCCGCTTGAAAGTCCAAATGGACCGATTATTACAATTGGCGGCAAAGAATATATTAACTTATCTTCAAACAACTATCTTGGATTAGCGACTGATAATCGCTTACAAGAAGCAGCGATTGGTGCAATTCATAAGTACGGTGTTGGAGCAGGAGCTGTTCGTACAATTAACGGTACTTTAGATTTGCATATTAAATTAGAAGAAACAATTGCAAAGTTTAAACATACAGAAGCAGCAATTGCTTATCAATCAGGATTTAATTGTAATATGGCAGCGATTTCAGCTGTTATGGATAAAAATGATGCGATTCTTTCAGATGAATTAAATCATGCATCTATTATTGATGGTAGTCGTCTATCAAGAGCGAAAATCATCGTTTATAAACATTCTGATATGGAAGATTTACGCCAAAAAGCAATCGCGGCGAAAGAATCAGGTCTTTACAATAAATTAATGGTTATTACAGACGGTGTTTTCTCAATGGATGGAGATATTGCAAAATTACCAGAAATTGTTGAGATTGCAGAAGAGCTAGATTTAATGACATATGTAGATGATGCACATGGTTCAGGGGTACTTGGAAAAGGTGCAGGTACTGTGAAGCACTTCGGTCTTTCTGATAGAGTTGATTTCCAAATTGGTACATTATCAAAAGCAATTGGGGTAATTGGTGGATATGTAGCAGGGAAACAAAACTTAATTGATTGGTTAAAAGTTCGTTCACGTCCATTCTTATTCTCTACAGCATTAACACCAGCTGATGCAGCAGCTTGCATGAGATCAATTGAAATCTTAATGGAAAGCACAGAGTTACACGATCGTTTATGGGAAAATGGTCGCTATTTAAAACAAGGGTTAAAAGAACTTGGCTTTAACATCGGAGAAAGTGAAACGCCAATTACACCTTGTATTATTGGTGATGAAGTATTAACACAAGAATTTAGTAGACGTCTAAATGAAGAAGGCGTATACGCAAAATCTATCGTGTTCCCAACTGTAGCTAAAGGAACAGGACGCGTTCGTAATATGCCTACAGCAGCTCATACGAAGGAAATGCTAGATGAAGCAATTCTTAAATATGAAAAAGTAGGGAAAGAAATGGGCATCATTTAA
- a CDS encoding vWA domain-containing protein, whose amino-acid sequence MRQIFSDKKIDASLFLQMENLMYALLKEDDAYLEYGYKAYYDEIEKKVVISHFWDDRKEEDTVIGLKSEVFLKALGNKHYSDMALIRSYAIELQESPLKKFLTQLFVLLEDLRVEEIVKNLRPGTKHIFKRRKEMYRNYFGSQNEINRVRNYHGDRLFCLCYLSLTSDKYEMFTNEYFEQIEVILHETFQAHNTEDIMYIVEKIRYRLEELLENDMLNNYFGHAPLYLSVIADEKNCRVEDLANDDTQLIDDDDNKNKMDESFSTWHRENKNNENENFLRFELESGTKTNMMGDTARESEDGDQALGSVQGTSQKSTQSNFDGADTEEARASHASSQSEGAYGKYNVGASHTFKEARKSNPDEKKDYQAIKSVVNKDVKELKKIIEKTIENKTNANSDKYYGRLRKKFLRIYTEKQPRMFYKKGQESQELDVAFQLLVDCSGSMYNKMEETKKSVVLFHEALKSLKIPHAISGFWEDASSAKPEDKPNVIHEVVNYKNSTLPNVGPEIMQLREEEDNRDGYIIRIVSEKLAKRPEKHKFLLVFTDGEPSALDYQQDGILDTHEAVKLARKSGMEVIGIFIEEGEAKEATYQLMKNIYNHHFLVANHAEDLRLKIKPLLKKLLLKTIE is encoded by the coding sequence ATGAGACAAATTTTTAGTGACAAAAAAATTGATGCGTCGCTGTTTCTACAAATGGAAAACTTAATGTATGCCCTTCTAAAAGAAGACGATGCCTATCTTGAATATGGCTATAAAGCATACTACGACGAAATTGAAAAAAAGGTTGTCATTAGTCACTTTTGGGATGATCGAAAAGAAGAAGATACAGTAATCGGATTAAAAAGCGAAGTGTTCTTAAAAGCACTTGGTAATAAACATTACTCGGACATGGCTTTAATTCGTTCTTACGCGATTGAATTACAAGAATCGCCCCTAAAGAAGTTCTTAACACAATTATTTGTTCTATTAGAAGATTTACGTGTCGAGGAAATCGTAAAAAACTTACGACCTGGCACGAAACATATTTTTAAACGCCGAAAAGAAATGTACCGCAATTACTTCGGCTCACAAAATGAAATAAACCGCGTTCGTAACTATCACGGTGATCGTCTATTTTGTCTATGTTACCTTTCATTAACGAGCGATAAATATGAAATGTTTACTAATGAATATTTCGAGCAAATTGAAGTAATTTTGCATGAGACATTCCAAGCCCATAATACCGAAGATATTATGTATATCGTTGAGAAAATTCGCTACCGCTTAGAGGAGCTTCTTGAAAATGATATGCTTAACAATTATTTCGGACATGCTCCGCTTTATTTATCTGTCATTGCAGATGAAAAGAACTGCCGCGTTGAAGATTTAGCAAATGATGATACGCAGCTCATAGATGACGATGACAATAAAAACAAAATGGATGAAAGCTTCTCCACATGGCATCGTGAAAATAAAAATAACGAAAACGAGAACTTTTTACGCTTTGAATTAGAAAGCGGAACAAAAACAAACATGATGGGTGATACTGCTCGTGAATCAGAAGATGGCGATCAAGCACTTGGTTCTGTACAAGGTACTTCTCAAAAAAGTACACAATCCAACTTTGATGGTGCTGATACAGAAGAAGCAAGAGCTTCACACGCTTCTAGCCAAAGCGAGGGTGCATATGGTAAGTATAATGTAGGTGCCTCTCATACATTTAAAGAAGCTCGCAAATCAAATCCTGACGAGAAAAAAGATTACCAAGCTATCAAATCAGTCGTTAATAAAGATGTAAAAGAATTAAAGAAAATTATCGAAAAAACGATTGAAAATAAAACGAATGCAAATAGTGATAAATACTACGGAAGACTTCGGAAGAAATTCCTTCGTATTTATACTGAAAAGCAGCCGCGCATGTTTTATAAAAAAGGACAAGAATCGCAAGAGCTCGACGTTGCATTCCAACTATTAGTGGATTGTTCTGGTTCTATGTATAACAAAATGGAAGAAACGAAGAAGAGTGTTGTCTTATTCCATGAAGCGTTGAAATCTTTAAAGATCCCGCACGCTATTAGCGGATTTTGGGAAGATGCTTCTAGTGCTAAACCTGAAGATAAACCGAACGTTATCCATGAGGTTGTAAATTACAAAAACTCAACGTTACCAAACGTTGGTCCAGAAATTATGCAACTTCGTGAAGAAGAAGATAACCGCGACGGATATATTATTCGTATCGTTTCTGAAAAGCTTGCGAAAAGACCAGAAAAACATAAATTTCTATTAGTCTTCACAGACGGTGAACCTTCTGCCCTAGACTATCAACAAGACGGAATTTTAGATACGCATGAAGCTGTGAAACTCGCTCGTAAAAGTGGTATGGAAGTAATCGGTATCTTCATCGAAGAAGGCGAAGCGAAAGAAGCGACTTATCAATTAATGAAAAACATTTATAATCATCACTTCTTAGTTGCAAATCATGCTGAAGATTTAAGATTGAAGATTAAACCACTACTGAAAAAGCTATTACTGAAGACGATTGAATAG
- a CDS encoding ABC transporter substrate-binding protein, whose protein sequence is MNFMRKKSFTLFVFLLAFSMLLSACGKSNNKEESTKEDNKKEVVTVEHAMGKTEVPANPKRVVILTNEGTEALLELGVKPVGAVKSWTGDPWYPHIKDKMKDVKVVGDEGQVNVETIASLKPDLIIGNKMRHEKVYEQLKAIAPTVFSETLRGEWKDNFKFYAKALNKEKEGQKVLADYETRMKDLKGKLGDKVNQEISMVRFMPGDVRIYHGDTFSGVILKELGFKRPGDQNKDDFAERNVSKERISAMDGDVLFYFTFDKGNEKKGSELEKEYINDPLFKNLNAVKNGKAYKVDDVIWNTAGGVMAANLLLDDIEKRFVK, encoded by the coding sequence ATGAATTTCATGCGGAAGAAATCGTTTACATTATTTGTATTTTTACTAGCATTTTCAATGCTTTTAAGTGCTTGTGGAAAATCAAATAACAAAGAAGAATCTACAAAAGAAGATAATAAAAAAGAAGTGGTTACTGTAGAACATGCAATGGGTAAAACAGAAGTTCCCGCTAATCCAAAACGTGTAGTTATCTTAACAAATGAAGGAACTGAAGCTTTACTTGAATTAGGTGTGAAACCAGTTGGTGCTGTAAAGTCTTGGACTGGTGACCCATGGTATCCACATATTAAGGATAAAATGAAAGATGTAAAAGTTGTTGGTGATGAAGGACAAGTTAACGTTGAAACAATTGCTTCTTTAAAACCAGACTTAATTATTGGTAACAAAATGCGCCACGAAAAAGTGTACGAACAACTAAAAGCAATTGCACCTACTGTGTTCTCAGAAACATTACGTGGTGAATGGAAAGATAACTTCAAATTTTATGCAAAAGCATTAAATAAAGAAAAAGAAGGCCAAAAGGTTTTAGCTGATTACGAAACACGTATGAAAGATTTAAAAGGCAAACTTGGTGATAAAGTAAATCAAGAAATTTCTATGGTACGCTTTATGCCTGGTGATGTTCGTATTTATCACGGTGATACATTCTCTGGTGTTATTTTAAAAGAACTTGGATTTAAACGTCCTGGTGATCAAAATAAAGATGATTTTGCAGAGCGTAACGTATCTAAAGAACGTATTTCGGCAATGGATGGCGATGTATTATTCTACTTCACATTCGATAAAGGCAATGAGAAAAAAGGTTCTGAACTAGAAAAAGAATATATAAACGATCCTCTATTTAAAAACTTAAATGCAGTAAAGAACGGAAAAGCATACAAAGTTGACGATGTTATTTGGAATACAGCTGGCGGTGTAATGGCTGCTAACTTGCTACTAGACGACATTGAAAAACGCTTCGTTAAATAA
- a CDS encoding ABC transporter ATP-binding protein yields MQKALETKRLTLSYGETIIIDELDLEIPKGEITIFIGSNGCGKSTLLRSLARLLKPTNGDILLDNQALQSMQTKQIARQMAILPQGPQAPEGLTVLQLVKQGRYPYQTWLKQWSEKDEEMVQKALAATGMTEFAERDVHALSGGQRQRAWIAMTLAQDTDIILLDEPTTYLDMTHQIEVLDLLFELNETEQRTIVMVLHDLNLACRYADNIVAIQDKRIYAQGKPEEVIDQKLVRDVFRMECQISTDPLFGTPLCIPHGRGRRLVKEVAQAMR; encoded by the coding sequence ATGCAAAAAGCATTGGAGACAAAACGTTTGACGCTGTCCTATGGTGAAACAATTATTATCGATGAGTTGGATTTAGAAATTCCAAAAGGTGAAATTACAATCTTCATCGGTTCTAACGGTTGTGGAAAATCAACTTTATTACGTTCACTAGCTAGATTATTAAAGCCAACAAATGGTGATATTTTGTTAGATAATCAAGCGTTACAAAGTATGCAAACGAAGCAAATTGCTCGTCAAATGGCAATCTTACCGCAAGGACCCCAAGCACCAGAAGGGCTTACAGTATTGCAACTTGTAAAGCAAGGACGTTATCCATATCAAACTTGGTTAAAGCAATGGTCAGAAAAAGACGAGGAAATGGTACAGAAGGCACTTGCAGCAACAGGTATGACAGAATTTGCTGAGCGAGATGTGCATGCTCTTTCAGGTGGGCAACGTCAACGTGCTTGGATTGCAATGACGCTTGCACAAGATACAGACATTATTTTACTGGATGAGCCAACTACATATTTAGATATGACTCACCAAATTGAAGTGCTAGATTTATTATTCGAATTAAATGAAACAGAGCAACGAACAATTGTTATGGTATTACACGATTTGAATTTGGCATGCCGTTATGCAGACAACATTGTAGCTATTCAAGATAAACGAATATATGCACAAGGTAAACCAGAAGAAGTTATTGACCAGAAGTTAGTTCGGGATGTATTCCGTATGGAGTGTCAAATCAGTACGGATCCGTTGTTTGGAACACCACTATGTATCCCGCACGGAAGAGGAAGACGATTAGTTAAAGAAGTTGCTCAAGCAATGAGATAA
- a CDS encoding class I SAM-dependent methyltransferase — protein MAFTESDVYNNEAFFEQYMKRRYRENSPNESIEKPAFFQLIGDVKGKQILDLGCGDAKFGEELLENGCHSYTGIEGSQLMYEKAKKQLENKNGSVHLINLKDYTYSPSTFDLVTSRLALHYIEHLHIIFQNVYKTLKTNGTFIFSVQHPVITSSFESLQTSGKRTSWFVDDYFKLGKRVEPWIDQEVIKYHRTTEEYFTLLQQAGFTIINLKEATPNQTYFQSEEEYERRLRIPLFLLFSCKK, from the coding sequence ATGGCATTTACAGAATCTGATGTATATAATAACGAAGCGTTTTTTGAGCAATATATGAAACGAAGATACCGCGAAAATAGCCCCAATGAATCCATTGAAAAGCCAGCATTCTTTCAACTCATTGGTGATGTAAAAGGAAAACAAATTCTCGATTTAGGTTGTGGCGATGCTAAGTTTGGCGAGGAATTATTAGAAAACGGATGCCACTCTTACACTGGCATTGAAGGCTCTCAGCTTATGTATGAAAAAGCTAAAAAACAACTAGAAAATAAAAATGGATCTGTTCATTTGATAAACCTCAAAGATTATACATACTCCCCATCCACTTTTGATTTAGTCACATCTAGACTCGCTTTACATTATATTGAACATCTTCATATCATTTTTCAAAATGTGTACAAAACTTTAAAAACAAATGGAACCTTCATCTTTAGCGTTCAACATCCTGTTATTACCTCTTCATTTGAAAGCTTGCAAACGAGTGGTAAAAGAACGAGCTGGTTCGTCGATGATTATTTTAAACTAGGCAAACGGGTTGAACCATGGATTGACCAAGAAGTTATTAAATATCATCGTACAACGGAAGAGTATTTCACATTATTACAGCAAGCCGGATTTACCATTATAAATCTAAAAGAAGCTACACCAAATCAAACCTATTTTCAAAGTGAAGAGGAATATGAACGACGTTTACGAATTCCCCTCTTTCTATTATTTTCTTGCAAAAAATAA
- a CDS encoding NUDIX hydrolase encodes MQRVDVVYALIHDEETDKILMVHNVEQNVWSLPGGAVEKGETLEEALVREVKEETGLTAMAGGLVAINEKFFEESGNHALLFTFRAKVLTGELHAEDEGEISAIEWVERTIANERFPFYDGGFESLLEVAIPYKFQLETK; translated from the coding sequence ATGCAAAGAGTTGATGTCGTATATGCACTAATACATGACGAAGAAACAGATAAAATATTAATGGTACATAATGTAGAACAAAACGTTTGGTCATTGCCAGGCGGGGCTGTTGAAAAGGGTGAAACGTTAGAGGAAGCTCTAGTAAGGGAAGTAAAAGAAGAGACAGGTTTAACTGCTATGGCAGGTGGACTTGTTGCAATCAATGAAAAATTCTTTGAAGAATCCGGGAATCATGCACTACTTTTTACATTTCGAGCGAAAGTACTAACGGGCGAGCTACATGCAGAAGATGAGGGAGAAATTTCTGCGATAGAGTGGGTGGAGCGAACAATCGCAAATGAACGATTCCCATTCTACGATGGAGGATTCGAGTCATTGTTAGAAGTAGCCATTCCATACAAGTTTCAACTAGAAACAAAGTAA
- a CDS encoding FecCD family ABC transporter permease — protein MKKYIPFRIGKDGFSFLMYKRASLVLVSLLVILIGLFFASAGMGDMKVAPYDVWQAITGNGDAMSNMVVNKFRMPRILIAILVGIALAVAGCILQGLVRNPLASPDIIGITGGASVAVVLFLAIFSDKNNALTVSIHYMPLAAFAGATIVALFVYLFAWKNDGLSPISLVLIGVGFWALTKAATTLFMLLAPIYQASQANVWITGTVYGSSWQNVMVLAPWVLILTVISFIAARHLNAQELGDDIAVGLGVPLTKSRVFMLLLSTALIGGAVAFAGGIGFVGLMAPHISRRLVGSLYGALLPVAAIVGAILVLAADLIGRTIFTPLEIPAGVFTSAIGAPYFIYLLYKSRNS, from the coding sequence ATGAAGAAGTATATCCCGTTTCGTATAGGAAAAGATGGATTCTCGTTTTTAATGTATAAACGAGCTAGTCTCGTCTTGGTGAGTTTATTAGTAATTTTAATAGGATTATTTTTTGCAAGTGCAGGTATGGGAGATATGAAGGTTGCTCCTTATGACGTATGGCAAGCGATTACTGGAAATGGCGATGCGATGTCAAATATGGTTGTAAATAAGTTTCGTATGCCGCGTATTTTAATTGCGATCCTTGTAGGAATTGCACTTGCTGTAGCAGGTTGTATTTTACAAGGGCTCGTTAGAAATCCGCTTGCTTCCCCTGATATCATTGGAATTACAGGTGGTGCAAGCGTAGCAGTTGTACTCTTTTTAGCTATATTTAGTGATAAAAACAATGCGCTAACAGTAAGCATTCATTATATGCCGCTCGCAGCTTTTGCTGGAGCGACGATTGTAGCGCTTTTTGTATATTTATTTGCATGGAAAAATGATGGCTTATCACCGATTAGTCTTGTTTTAATTGGTGTTGGATTTTGGGCGTTAACGAAAGCGGCAACAACGTTATTTATGTTATTAGCACCAATTTATCAAGCGAGCCAAGCAAATGTATGGATTACAGGTACTGTTTACGGCTCTTCATGGCAAAATGTGATGGTACTTGCGCCTTGGGTTCTCATTTTAACGGTAATATCCTTTATCGCTGCTAGACATTTAAATGCACAAGAGCTAGGGGATGATATAGCGGTAGGACTTGGTGTTCCTTTAACGAAGTCGCGTGTATTTATGTTATTACTTAGTACAGCTTTAATTGGTGGGGCGGTTGCCTTTGCCGGAGGGATTGGGTTTGTTGGTTTAATGGCACCTCATATTTCGCGAAGATTAGTTGGTTCTTTATACGGTGCATTACTCCCAGTTGCAGCTATTGTCGGTGCAATTTTAGTACTCGCTGCGGATTTAATTGGGCGCACAATTTTCACACCACTTGAAATTCCAGCAGGGGTATTTACATCAGCAATTGGTGCACCTTATTTTATTTATTTACTTTATAAAAGTCGGAATTCATAA
- a CDS encoding peptide MFS transporter: MDAALKLDKAGEQQSPKKHPPGLYLLFFTEAWERFSYYGMRGLLVLYLTTSLVSGGLGFDKAVAVQIYGIFTMLVYFTPIIGGWLTDHFITKRHAITIGGIIMAIGNFVLFSMNTKTGLFLGLGLLVIGNGFFKPNISTLLGQLYSDNDSRRDSAFTIFYMGINLGALIAPFICGYFADYRYGFLTACIGMIIGQIAFNLLAPRYLGSAGTTVVGKKSKEHNAKAVEKKPLTPQEKKRTVAILILTCFVVFFWAGFEQAGSSLTLYTDKFVDRTIGGFTIPTPWFQSVNPLFIILLALPVSALWIKLSKTKNGDLKIPTKMAFGMILLGVGYLVLTLAVLKTGSDEGNITMKANLLFIVFTYMFHTIGELFLSPIGLSMVSAIAPVKLASLLMGVWLAGTGFANLLAGQLAAFTQSLGYLEVFASIGVIVIVLGLVLLMFSKKIAHMME, translated from the coding sequence ATGGATGCAGCTTTAAAATTAGACAAAGCTGGAGAGCAACAATCACCAAAAAAACATCCACCAGGGTTATACTTGTTGTTCTTTACAGAAGCATGGGAAAGATTTAGTTATTACGGAATGCGTGGCTTATTAGTTCTTTATTTAACAACGAGCTTAGTAAGCGGCGGTTTAGGCTTTGATAAAGCAGTTGCAGTTCAAATTTACGGTATTTTCACAATGCTTGTATATTTCACACCTATTATTGGTGGCTGGTTAACTGACCATTTCATTACGAAACGACACGCCATTACTATTGGCGGTATCATTATGGCGATTGGTAACTTCGTACTATTTTCAATGAATACGAAAACTGGACTATTTTTAGGATTAGGATTATTAGTTATCGGTAACGGATTCTTCAAACCAAATATTTCGACTTTATTAGGTCAATTATATAGCGACAACGATTCTCGTCGTGATAGTGCCTTCACTATCTTCTACATGGGAATCAACTTAGGAGCTCTTATCGCTCCATTCATTTGCGGTTACTTCGCAGATTACAGATACGGTTTCTTAACAGCTTGTATCGGTATGATTATTGGGCAGATTGCATTTAACTTATTAGCACCTCGTTACTTAGGATCAGCTGGAACAACAGTTGTGGGGAAAAAATCTAAAGAACACAATGCAAAAGCTGTTGAGAAAAAACCTTTAACACCACAAGAGAAAAAACGTACTGTTGCAATTTTAATTTTAACTTGTTTCGTTGTATTCTTCTGGGCAGGATTTGAACAAGCTGGTAGTTCTTTAACACTTTACACAGATAAGTTCGTAGATCGTACAATTGGTGGATTTACAATTCCAACACCTTGGTTCCAATCTGTAAACCCATTATTCATTATCTTATTAGCATTACCAGTTTCTGCATTATGGATTAAACTTTCAAAAACAAAAAATGGTGATTTAAAAATCCCTACAAAAATGGCTTTTGGTATGATTTTACTAGGAGTCGGGTACTTAGTTTTAACTTTAGCTGTTCTAAAAACTGGTAGCGATGAAGGTAACATTACAATGAAAGCAAACTTACTATTCATTGTATTCACTTACATGTTCCACACAATCGGTGAACTATTCTTATCACCAATTGGATTATCTATGGTAAGTGCAATCGCTCCTGTTAAATTAGCATCATTATTAATGGGTGTATGGTTAGCTGGTACTGGCTTTGCAAACTTATTAGCAGGACAATTAGCTGCTTTCACTCAATCTTTAGGATATTTAGAAGTATTTGCAAGCATCGGTGTTATCGTAATCGTACTAGGATTAGTACTTCTTATGTTCTCTAAGAAAATTGCACATATGATGGAATAA
- a CDS encoding L-threonine 3-dehydrogenase, whose protein sequence is MKKILVTGSLGQIGSELVMKLRDVYGASNVIATDIRETDSEVVTSGPFETLDVTDGQKLHDIAKRNEVDTIIHLAALLSATAEKNPLFAWNLNMGGLVNALEAARELNCKFFTPSSIGAFGPSTPKDNTPQDTIQRPTTMYGVNKVAGELLCDYYHQKFGVDTRGVRFPGLISYVAPPGGGTTDYAVEIYYEAIKKGAYTSYIAEGTYMDMMYMPDALQAIISLMEADSSKLVHRNAFNITAMSFEPEQIAASIRKHIPTFTMDYAVDPARQTIADSWPNSIDATAAMKEWGFKAEYDLDKMTTDMLAKLKKKLTAELVMN, encoded by the coding sequence ATGAAAAAAATTCTAGTAACCGGTTCTTTAGGGCAAATTGGTTCTGAACTAGTAATGAAACTTCGTGATGTATACGGCGCATCAAACGTTATTGCAACAGATATTCGTGAAACAGATAGTGAAGTAGTAACGTCTGGTCCATTTGAAACGTTAGATGTAACAGATGGGCAAAAACTACATGATATTGCAAAGCGTAATGAAGTAGATACAATTATTCATTTAGCAGCTTTACTTTCAGCAACAGCAGAAAAAAATCCGTTATTTGCTTGGAATTTAAATATGGGTGGACTTGTAAATGCATTAGAAGCAGCTCGTGAATTAAACTGTAAGTTTTTCACGCCAAGTTCTATCGGTGCATTCGGTCCATCAACGCCGAAAGATAATACGCCACAAGATACAATTCAGCGTCCTACTACGATGTATGGGGTAAACAAAGTAGCAGGAGAACTACTATGTGATTATTATCATCAAAAGTTTGGCGTTGATACGCGCGGTGTACGTTTCCCAGGCTTAATTTCTTACGTAGCTCCTCCAGGAGGCGGAACAACTGACTATGCAGTTGAAATTTATTATGAGGCGATTAAAAAAGGTGCATACACCTCATACATTGCTGAAGGAACGTACATGGATATGATGTATATGCCAGATGCTTTACAAGCGATCATTTCATTAATGGAAGCTGATTCAAGTAAGCTAGTGCATAGAAATGCGTTCAACATTACAGCAATGAGCTTCGAGCCAGAGCAAATTGCAGCATCAATTCGTAAACACATTCCGACGTTTACAATGGATTACGCAGTAGATCCAGCTCGTCAAACAATCGCTGATAGCTGGCCAAACTCTATTGATGCAACAGCAGCAATGAAAGAGTGGGGCTTTAAAGCAGAATACGATTTAGACAAAATGACAACGGACATGTTGGCTAAGTTAAAAAAAAAGCTCACAGCTGAGTTAGTGATGAATTAA